A part of Roseitalea porphyridii genomic DNA contains:
- a CDS encoding amidohydrolase — MVKRHLLTGGTIYRHAWDEHPAEAMLIADGRVAWLGAVQDAPSSDRVVDIEGGTVLPGLTDAHVHLLAVGQARKQISAAGPDSQSLGAYLQRLQEVHESLPTDEWLFGGDVNEQLWPEKQMPDRAAIDAVVPDRPVLLRRFCGHVAMMNSHALEALGLCPETADPSGGQFDRRDGALTGIARERAAELVFRAAPRPADGEIAKSTRQVMDDLSRAGVTAAVDAAVGFTFGFEPEWAIWKLLRQQGDLPLRLGFMAQIDPGTAEVLSLEPGRDPWWQWRTLKIFVDGIIGARTAALHGRYHDVVGSGHLMHDLADIQDFVHEAHRRGWQVAAHAIGDRAIDVIIGAIASAQAACQREETRHRVEHFGFPDPSAFQRAAELGIIIVTQPSFIPRMADAWPIALGDQHHRCFPARSLIDAGLCVAGSSDSPTGALSPWEGIQAFVTRRTASGKQMAAQETLSVRQSVDAYTNGGAVAMQHNGWRGTLITGMAADFAVLDKNPFSCSSEDLGRITSRLTVVGGQTAHDPEGIW, encoded by the coding sequence GGCACTGTCCTGCCCGGGCTGACGGATGCGCATGTGCATCTGTTGGCGGTCGGGCAGGCGCGCAAACAGATTTCGGCCGCAGGGCCGGACAGTCAGTCGCTGGGCGCCTACCTGCAAAGGCTTCAAGAGGTCCATGAAAGCCTGCCTACCGACGAGTGGCTGTTTGGCGGCGACGTAAATGAGCAACTCTGGCCGGAGAAGCAGATGCCGGATCGGGCCGCAATAGACGCGGTCGTTCCCGATCGGCCAGTGCTGCTGCGTCGTTTCTGCGGCCACGTCGCGATGATGAATTCACACGCACTTGAGGCATTGGGGTTGTGCCCCGAGACGGCCGATCCGTCCGGCGGCCAGTTCGACCGGCGCGACGGCGCGTTGACCGGCATCGCAAGGGAGCGTGCCGCCGAGCTCGTGTTTCGCGCTGCTCCGCGGCCAGCGGACGGCGAGATCGCCAAATCAACACGGCAGGTCATGGATGATCTGTCGCGTGCAGGTGTTACCGCGGCCGTCGATGCGGCGGTTGGCTTCACTTTCGGTTTCGAGCCGGAATGGGCGATTTGGAAACTGCTTCGACAGCAGGGCGACCTGCCGCTGCGTCTCGGCTTTATGGCGCAGATCGACCCAGGCACGGCAGAAGTGCTGTCCCTCGAACCCGGCCGTGACCCTTGGTGGCAGTGGCGCACCCTGAAGATATTTGTCGACGGGATCATCGGCGCCCGTACGGCCGCTCTTCACGGGCGCTATCATGACGTCGTTGGAAGCGGCCATTTGATGCATGACCTCGCCGATATCCAGGACTTCGTGCACGAAGCGCACCGTCGCGGATGGCAGGTCGCGGCCCATGCGATCGGTGATCGCGCAATCGATGTGATTATCGGGGCGATCGCTTCGGCCCAGGCCGCGTGCCAGCGCGAGGAAACAAGGCATCGGGTTGAGCACTTCGGCTTTCCCGATCCGTCCGCGTTCCAGCGTGCGGCGGAACTGGGGATCATCATTGTCACCCAGCCCAGCTTCATCCCGCGCATGGCGGATGCCTGGCCCATCGCGCTCGGCGATCAACACCACCGTTGCTTTCCCGCGCGCTCGCTTATCGATGCGGGTCTGTGCGTCGCCGGGAGTTCCGACTCACCGACCGGCGCCCTTTCACCATGGGAAGGAATTCAGGCCTTCGTCACGCGACGCACCGCAAGCGGCAAACAGATGGCTGCACAGGAGACGCTTTCGGTCCGCCAGTCGGTTGACGCCTACACGAATGGGGGTGCCGTGGCGATGCAGCACAATGGTTGGCGTGGGACGCTGATCACAGGCATGGCCGCCGATTTTGCCGTTCTGGATAAAAACCCATTTTCGTGTTCTTCCGAAGACCTTGGACGCATCACGAGCCGACTCACGGTCGTTGGCGGCCAAACGGCTCACGATCCAGAAGGGATTTGGTAG
- a CDS encoding M81 family metallopeptidase, whose product MKAFVASLATESNCFSPIETTRQSFHDAFYAAPGAHPDRPTLCSAPFIAARERAARGDFELVEGTAAWAEPAGPVTREGYESLRDEILDQLSSAMPVDIVLFGLHGAMMAEGYEDCEGDLLGRARRIVGADAIIGAELDPHCHLTSAMIRASDVLVAFKEVPHSDFSARAQELVDIAVRAAQGQISPAMSVLDCRTISPFLTTHTPGRALLAQVRALEHDPDIVDISVIHGFPAGDCHDVGTKVIVITDANPEKGRAVAETIGARVRALGEDRLPAMPLPAEAVRQALAMPGQPVILADRWDNPGGGVAGDSTFLVHELLGHRDVASAVGGLWDPQAVQQCRQAGKGATMRLRFGARGGDAAGTPVDETIDVTALCDDLVTPFQESTVSMGASAAIRLGAVDVVLTSKRVQTFHPNVFEAMGIPLAERKVVAVKSASHFQTAFAPVCAGIIFVDCGGPFPSDPARIRYKRIRRPIVPLDSPHTAPMVHECE is encoded by the coding sequence ATGAAAGCCTTCGTTGCGTCTCTTGCGACCGAATCCAACTGCTTCTCGCCCATCGAAACGACCCGGCAGTCCTTTCACGACGCATTCTATGCGGCGCCGGGCGCTCACCCGGATCGGCCGACATTGTGCTCGGCGCCTTTCATCGCCGCACGCGAACGTGCTGCCAGAGGCGATTTCGAGCTCGTGGAGGGGACGGCCGCCTGGGCGGAACCGGCTGGGCCTGTCACGCGCGAAGGCTATGAGTCGCTGCGCGACGAAATCCTCGACCAGCTTTCCAGTGCGATGCCGGTCGACATCGTGCTGTTCGGGCTACACGGCGCGATGATGGCCGAAGGCTACGAGGATTGCGAAGGCGACCTTCTTGGTCGCGCACGCCGGATCGTGGGCGCAGATGCGATCATCGGAGCCGAACTCGACCCGCACTGTCATCTCACTTCGGCGATGATCAGGGCCAGTGATGTCCTGGTCGCCTTCAAGGAGGTGCCGCACAGCGATTTCTCCGCGCGCGCCCAGGAGCTCGTCGACATCGCGGTTCGGGCGGCGCAAGGACAGATCAGCCCGGCGATGTCCGTTCTCGACTGCCGCACGATCAGCCCGTTTCTGACAACCCATACGCCTGGCAGGGCACTGCTCGCGCAGGTGCGCGCGCTGGAACACGATCCCGACATCGTCGATATCTCGGTCATCCATGGGTTTCCGGCTGGAGACTGCCACGACGTCGGCACGAAGGTGATCGTGATCACTGACGCCAACCCAGAAAAGGGCCGCGCGGTTGCCGAGACCATTGGCGCGCGCGTACGGGCGCTCGGCGAAGACCGGCTTCCCGCGATGCCGCTTCCCGCCGAGGCGGTCCGGCAGGCGCTCGCCATGCCCGGCCAACCGGTAATCCTCGCCGACCGCTGGGATAATCCGGGCGGCGGAGTCGCCGGCGACAGCACGTTTCTGGTGCACGAACTGCTGGGGCACCGCGACGTCGCTTCCGCAGTCGGGGGGCTATGGGATCCGCAGGCCGTTCAACAATGTCGGCAGGCCGGCAAGGGCGCCACAATGCGTCTTCGCTTCGGCGCAAGAGGCGGCGATGCAGCGGGCACACCGGTCGACGAGACAATAGACGTAACGGCTCTCTGCGATGACCTCGTCACACCCTTTCAGGAAAGCACGGTCTCGATGGGCGCGTCCGCCGCGATCCGCCTCGGCGCGGTTGACGTCGTGCTCACTTCGAAGCGGGTCCAGACGTTCCATCCGAACGTTTTCGAAGCGATGGGCATCCCACTCGCCGAACGCAAGGTCGTCGCGGTCAAGTCGGCCAGCCATTTCCAGACGGCCTTCGCGCCGGTCTGCGCAGGGATCATCTTCGTCGATTGCGGCGGCCCGTTCCCTTCGGACCCGGCACGCATTCGTTACAAGCGCATAAGACGGCCCATCGTGCCGCTCGATTCGCCCCACACTGCGCCGATGGTCCATGAGTGCGAATGA